One window from the genome of Candidatus Cybelea sp. encodes:
- a CDS encoding DNA-3-methyladenine glycosylase I, with protein sequence MPERRKGDRQPKRCPWASTPALIAYHDAEWGVPVHNDQALFEMLVLEGAQAGLSWETVLRKRERYRELFGGFDPAFVANITPSRVKRMMLDAGIIRNRAKIEAAIGNARALLFVRQEFDSFDAYIWRFVGGKTIVHSPRRLGDVPASSSESDAMSRDLRKRGFRFVGPTICYAFMQAVGMVNDHFVNCAWR encoded by the coding sequence CACGCCTGCTTTGATTGCCTATCACGACGCCGAGTGGGGTGTACCGGTACACAACGACCAAGCGCTCTTCGAGATGCTCGTGCTCGAAGGTGCGCAGGCGGGGTTGAGCTGGGAGACCGTCCTTCGCAAGCGCGAACGCTACCGCGAGCTTTTCGGGGGATTCGATCCCGCCTTCGTCGCCAACATCACGCCCTCGCGGGTCAAGCGCATGATGCTCGACGCCGGAATCATCCGCAACCGTGCAAAGATCGAAGCGGCGATCGGCAACGCGCGCGCCCTGCTCTTCGTGCGTCAAGAGTTCGACTCGTTCGATGCGTATATCTGGCGCTTCGTGGGCGGCAAGACGATCGTGCATAGCCCGCGGCGCCTCGGCGACGTGCCCGCGTCGTCGTCCGAATCGGACGCGATGAGTCGCGACCTGCGAAAGCGCGGCTTTCGCTTCGTCGGGCCGACGATCTGCTATGCCTTCATGCAGGCCGTCGGAATGGTCAACGACCACTTCGTAAACTGCGCCTGGAGGTAG